A window of the Lolium perenne isolate Kyuss_39 chromosome 7, Kyuss_2.0, whole genome shotgun sequence genome harbors these coding sequences:
- the LOC127317702 gene encoding SNW/SKI-interacting protein A — MICLVLQNSQALAMESSSTIPGSSPVDDDHHMSVDESDAVTALKNIARQRARRAGTNVHPTFINYDPSLNSAAFDSVTSRFVSLSEIPLDLLVPPKFKSRRLPRPGRSRPTPVMSSPPRLPSQKDQLDWKVPPCMSPWKNLRGYTIPLDKRQRPSEGGEELRNRISDNFVSLTESLRAAEVKARLMEMRAKLVLRREQELRRLAASARGERAAKAVVPAAPPVSVTEDPEDEKPKAKHGDSDICGAHADEQLEVTESLRAAEVKARLMEMRAKLVLRREQELQRLAASARAERAAKAVVPAAPPVSVTDDPEDEKPKAKHGDSDICGAHADEQLEKVTKKTDEGTPARAAGKRERPVELDEPEESDDPFDLDQFMAKFATLGMDEFDLDELLRSMLHIK, encoded by the exons ATGATCTGCCTTGTACTCCAAAACTCCCAAGCCCTAGCCATGGAATCCTCGTCCACCATCCCGGGCTCCTCTCCCGTCGACGACGACCACCACATGTCCGTCGACGAGTCAGATGCCGTCACCGCGCTGAAGAATATCGCTCGGCAGCGGGCTCGCCGCGCCGGCACGAACGTCCACCCGACCTTCATCAACTACGATCCATCCCTGAACTCCGCGGCGTTCGACTCCGTGACGAGCAGGTTCGTCAGTCTCTCGGAGATACCGCTGGATCTTCTCGTGCCGCCCAAGTTTAAGAGCAGGCGGCTGCCCCGCCCGGGCCGGTCGCGGCCGACGCCGGTAATGAGCTCGCCGCCTCGGCTGCCGTCGCAGAAGGACCAGCTCGACTGGAAGGTCCCGCCTTGCATGTCGCCATGGAAGAACCTCAGGGGGTACACGATCCCCCTCGACAAGCGGCAGAGGCCGTCGGAGGGCGGCGAGGAACTTCGAAACCGGATCAGCGACAACTTCGTCAGCCTGACGGAGTCGCTGCGCGCCGCGGAGGTGAAGGCCAGGCTGATGGAGATGAGGGCCAAGTTGGTGCTGCGGCGGGAGCAGGAGCTGCGACGGCTCGCCGCCAGTGCGCGCGGTGAGAGGGCAGCAAAGGCTGTTGTTCCGGCGGCGCCGCCGGTGAGCGTGACAGAGGATCCAGAAGACGAGAAGCCCAAGGCAAAGCACGGCGACTCTGACATCTGCGGCGCCCATGCAGATGAGCAGTTGGAGGTGACGGAGTCGCTGCGCGCCGCGGAGGTGAAGGCCAGGCTGATGGAGATGAGGGCCAAGTTGGTGCTGCGGCGGGAGCAGGAGCTGCAACGGCTCGCCGCCAGTGCGCGCGCCGAGAGGGCCGCAAAGGCTGTTGtcccggcggcgccgccggtGAGCGTGACAGATGATCCAGAAGACGAGAAGCCCAAGGCAAAACACGGCGACTCTGACATCTGCGGCGCCCATGCAGATGAGCAGTTGGAGAAGGTTACCAAGAAGACAGACGAGGGGACTCCGGCGAGGGCAGCCGGCAAGAGGGAGAGGCCGGTCGAGCTCGACGAgccggaggagagcgacgaccccTTCGACCTTGATCAATTCATGGCTAAG TTTGCTACTTTGGGTATGGATGAATTCGATCTCGACGAACTACTACGATCGATGCTACATATCAAATAG